One genomic segment of Micromonospora sp. WMMC415 includes these proteins:
- a CDS encoding DUF3180 domain-containing protein gives MTQAQSPPPGGSGSGRMGPTRISTLVVAGLAAAAVAWLLISFLYYDYLPDLPWLPVVTLAALAVLEAYAAVNTRGRIERRPGRDPVNPLLVARFVVLAKASALAGAIFAGFYGGLTGWLFVENTDAAMDDRPVAGAGLLASLALVAAALWLERACRVPEQEDDEDREPGDREGRPGRR, from the coding sequence ATGACGCAGGCGCAGTCGCCACCTCCGGGTGGCTCGGGCTCCGGCCGGATGGGCCCCACGCGGATCTCGACGCTGGTGGTGGCCGGTCTCGCGGCCGCCGCGGTGGCCTGGTTGCTGATCAGCTTCCTCTACTACGACTACCTGCCCGACCTGCCGTGGCTGCCGGTGGTCACCCTGGCCGCGCTGGCCGTGCTGGAGGCGTACGCCGCCGTCAACACCCGGGGGCGCATCGAGCGGAGGCCTGGTCGTGACCCGGTGAATCCGCTGCTCGTCGCCCGTTTCGTGGTGCTGGCCAAGGCATCGGCGCTGGCCGGTGCGATCTTCGCCGGCTTCTACGGCGGCCTGACCGGGTGGCTGTTCGTGGAGAACACGGACGCCGCGATGGACGACCGGCCCGTCGCCGGCGCCGGCCTGCTGGCCTCCCTGGCCCTGGTGGCCGCGGCGCTCTGGCTGGAGCGGGCGTGCCGGGTCCCCGAGCAGGAGGACGACGAGGACCGGGAGCCCGGCGACCGGGAGGGCCGCCCCGGCCGGCGCTGA
- a CDS encoding ABC transporter permease, giving the protein MEGGRMGYDEPGRESADTASGIPASVLENVFDDPAHGEPGRDRFAVHVGWEVLLLAGLAVVAFLLWQEAPDTLRGDGLRRLLVDAVVLGLLVFAAGLSLRTAAVNLAIGPAAVAAALHVAEQGDRGLVAAAGPALVAAALGGLVLALAVVVLHVPSWAASLAAGAGVIVFIEQRSAPVLPQGGYDPTRDALYLAVGFAAVAVLGGLFAALRPVRRLIGRFRPVVDPARRRGVVAGVVAGAALIVSTVLAVSAGVLLATGNAGPVAPVTGLDWTVLAVGTSLLAGTSAFGRRGGIFGTLLAVSLVTLVMADLRAEGHSVSRWAVGAAALGAGLVATRLVETYGRPRPGASATDVTPDPDGRISSGWAVQRADPIGEWPPALPAHHAENPVDPWNVPQWDAGRRWDSDDR; this is encoded by the coding sequence CTGGAAGGCGGGCGCATGGGGTACGACGAACCGGGGCGGGAGTCCGCCGACACCGCGTCCGGGATCCCCGCCTCGGTGCTGGAGAACGTCTTCGACGACCCGGCGCACGGCGAGCCCGGCCGGGACCGGTTCGCCGTCCACGTCGGGTGGGAGGTGCTGCTCCTCGCGGGGCTCGCCGTCGTCGCCTTCCTGCTCTGGCAGGAGGCCCCGGACACGCTCCGGGGTGACGGCCTGCGCCGGCTGCTCGTCGACGCGGTCGTACTCGGGCTGCTGGTGTTCGCCGCCGGGCTGAGCCTGCGTACCGCTGCCGTCAACCTGGCGATCGGGCCGGCGGCCGTCGCGGCGGCCCTGCACGTGGCCGAGCAGGGGGACCGGGGGCTGGTGGCGGCCGCGGGACCGGCCCTCGTCGCGGCGGCCCTCGGCGGGCTGGTCCTGGCGCTCGCGGTGGTGGTGCTGCACGTCCCGAGCTGGGCGGCCAGCCTCGCCGCCGGCGCGGGGGTGATCGTGTTCATCGAGCAGCGGTCCGCGCCCGTCCTGCCGCAGGGCGGCTACGACCCGACACGGGACGCGCTGTACCTCGCCGTCGGGTTCGCGGCGGTCGCGGTGCTCGGCGGGCTGTTCGCCGCGCTCCGGCCGGTCCGCCGGCTGATCGGCCGGTTCCGGCCGGTCGTCGACCCGGCCCGCCGCCGAGGCGTGGTGGCCGGTGTGGTGGCCGGCGCCGCGCTGATCGTGTCCACCGTGCTGGCCGTGTCGGCCGGGGTCCTGCTGGCGACCGGCAACGCCGGACCGGTCGCCCCGGTGACCGGCCTCGACTGGACGGTCCTGGCCGTCGGCACCTCCCTGCTCGCCGGGACCAGCGCCTTCGGCCGCCGCGGCGGGATCTTCGGCACGCTGCTGGCGGTGTCGCTGGTGACGCTCGTCATGGCGGACCTCCGGGCCGAGGGCCACTCGGTGAGCCGGTGGGCGGTCGGTGCCGCGGCGCTCGGCGCCGGGTTGGTGGCCACCCGGCTGGTCGAGACGTACGGACGGCCGCGCCCCGGCGCGTCCGCGACGGACGTGACCCCGGATCCGGACGGCCGGATCAGCAGCGGCTGGGCGGTGCAGCGCGCCGATCCGATCGGCGAGTGGC